The following is a genomic window from Neodiprion lecontei isolate iyNeoLeco1 chromosome 4, iyNeoLeco1.1, whole genome shotgun sequence.
GTGAAGTGCGGAAAACATCGCGAACGGTGAAATTTGGAGCGTTATCACGGTGTGAATCGATCCTATCGCGAGGCCCGATTACATATCGGATATTTTTCCACAACACgattgtacaattttaataataataatacaccaTCGTACAtctatataaaaataaaaaacaggcAATCAACGCAGTGCAAAAATCATGCCACTCAAGGGAACGATCAGAGTGATAACCAGGGCGTGTCTATCGACCAAGCGCCCCTCCGGAGCCGATAAAACGGCTATTAAAAGCGCAACGACACATTTAATGCGAGTCGCAAGCAGAAGCTTCTCAACTACCGGATCGCTTGAAATGAGGTGAGTGAATACGCGAACGTTACACGCTGCTTTACCTACCTACCTGATACGCAACGTATTTCGATTCGTCGTACGCCGAGCGCAAGCGCCCCGCATCTTCGGCTCCTCTGTTTATCGCCCTTCCCGTTTAATACTGTTTTGCGTATTTCTCTTATTTCCATCCCTCTGATACCTGCACAATGGACCTTGTGCGATTAATCTCATCCCATTGTACGCGAATGTGTACGCGTCAGAAAACCATACGAATTTTCGTCAAGACAAGCGGTTAATTAAACTTATAAACTGCATTTATAGCTTCCTAACGGAGCTTTGAAAGGCTAATTGTTATACCTACGTAACATAATGCGTTATTTAAGAACTTCCTCAGTTCGATCTTATACCTGTTATACTCTTGCTTCCGTGAATAAACTCACGTTTATTTATGTAAATAGTATCGCCTTTTTACTATTAATAATAACCAGCTAATTCGATGTTTCTGAATTTGATTATTCTCAATTAGTCATCATGTTGTTGCATCGTTCGTCTGCGGTTCTTTCCCTCTTCTGTGTTTTCCTTGTCAAGAATACACGACTCGTATTGCGAAACATGCTTAAAAATCAACTACCAGACTAATTTTCAACACATgtttacacgtatacatataattaaaTACTAAAACCCCGAACGTTATTCAGCTGTGATGGTTTATAAACGCAGATACAAGcgttgtataataaattatcaagAACCAGCGGCACAAGtatcaataattttaattatgtAACGAAAGATGCCTTAAATGATTGCGACACATTCAGCTATCTACCAATTCGTAAAGTATGTTcacgtaaatgaaaaaaaaatgcacagCCGTGATGTATTATGCAGGTAGACACGACTCGATTTACACACGCAATCCCGTTCGTTGTTGCGTAACATGCGGGCAGCTGAAAATGTTAAAAAGATACTTGTATGCCTACCAGCCAAGCATCTCTGAGTAGCTGCGCagctgttattattattcgttattATCTTCCACACATGTACGGTTGTTTtgtaatttatgtatttttcataatGCGATAGGTTCGTACaatttgtgaataaaaatgggGGCCCCCAGCACCTGGGGGTACAACTTCAACCGGGCGGCGACATCACCGACATATCGGCTGTCGATTCCAGGATCCCGAACaacctgaaaaaattcctCGAAGGCGGTGAGGACCTACTAAAAAATGTGAAGAGgtaaaagatttattaaattatacatcGTTAATTTAATCGCGGTGCAAAAGATTCATTTCTTTCTCGGTAGAGATAGTCCAGGTTCTTCCCGCCTGTGTTTATTCGCCGACGAGTAGATACGGATTTATGGGGTCGGCCTCGTGGCACGAGAGCTGGCAGTAAGTAGATACGGACGGATCTCGGTCAGACTCACGCGAGACTAGGGAGGCTATTCATTCGTTAGAATCGGGAACCACTTTTGGTTACAGTACCTCCGAAATCGCTAGCATTTAGTTGAAATGATTGCGAAACCgcttgtaattattttgagTTTATTTGGAATCGATTAGAACCACAGCGAAATCGTTTGAAACTCGTTAGAATTAGTTTGAAACGATTCTTAATGATATAGATATCGTTTAAAACAATCTAAAACCACTTATAAATCATTTGAAACTCCATGAAATTAGTTTGAAACCGTttgcaataatttgaaatagtTTTTAAATTAGTTAAAACTCCTTGAAATTAGTTTGAAACCGTTTAACCCTTAGCGGCCACATGGGGTAACTCATTACCCCACGCTGAAAAACCTAGTTGTACAtgacatatatgtatatgggtGTTTTAAGACTTCCAACCGATTGCTTCATGTTTGTTGAAGAGTTATTCAACATTTCTAATGATATTTATCGGTCAATTTATAGATAGCGTTCTAAAAACTGGTCATATATGTGAAAATTCAGCACAAAAATGgctttttttagaaataaaatcattactCCGCCATTTTTTGATATGAAGGGctaaaattttagaattgtaCGCACAACATATACCActatcataaaaaaataacagtatCCGCCGATCATTCAAAAAgtatatctatttattttttcaaaattactggAAGGGCTAATAATTTCTAAGCCTCGGGTAACTAGTTACCCCGTGTGGCCGCTAAAGGTTAAGTAGTTTGAAATTGGTTGAAACTCCTTGGAATTAGTTTGAAACCGTTCGTAATCATTTGTAAACCGTTTAAAATTGCTATAGATCAGTTCGGAACCATTTGAAACGCCTTGGAATAAGTTTAAAACCATTGAAAATAGTTTGAAATCAGTACGGAATCGTTGGAAACTCGTAGAATTTAAGAAAGTTTTTGCCAAGTTATATGGAATTCGACACCTGTTATACTTGAGCTAAAAATCATGCACTTGTGGGGAATTTTTAGTTCagcaataatgaaaatttataccttgttctaagaaaaaaattgatgctaTAATTTGAACTGTATAGCATATATAATTACATGTGATTTATTGGCTAAGGAAAGCTTTTTTGATTCTATCAAGATTTCGGCGTATGATCGAtattaaatatgaatttaaGCAATTAATGCGTAGATTTCCCAATGtttttagtttgtttttttaaattcccaTTAATCCGAAGTATTTCTGAAACTAGAGCAACTGTTCTAACTCGAGTATACCAAAGAATTGCTAATAAAAACTTGATAGTAAAATGCTTATCGGTTAAGTTAATTCAACAATCCAGTAATTCTTTAAATCAACCTCCAGGAAATCACTGATATTACCTCGGATATTACTCATATGGAAACATACCTCGCTAAGAGTAATAAAGATGCAAAATTAGTTTctgacaaaaattaaaatcaaggtattttacttttacaGTAATGCCGGAATTTGCAGTCAAGGTCGCGTATAATTAGTATTACGTAATTATGAGAACGTTCAGCAGTAAGTCGCGAGTCAACATTAAAGGAAAAAGATTCGTTATTCTTCCTCACTGCTATTTCTTCTTCACATTGaacaaaataaagagaaaaaaaacacatctaAAAATACCTAAGTATTACCGCATCtgcatattttaatttcaaatgacGTGAAAAAAAGTCTATGGTGGTGCCTTAGGCAGGGTGTAATTTGACCGTTAATCAATGGGCGGAAAGTAGGGGAGAATATACAGGACATTCCATAAATCGACTGGGCTGCGAccgaaattttatcgaattcgATCTATTATATTGTTTTACGCTGATATTTTGCCACCAAAATACTTATTGCAATCTTTCGGTATTCTATTATAGGAACGAGAGTTTAATGGAGACTGTGAAAAGGTTGGTCAGTATCTGTTTGATTGCGCAGCAAGTGATGATATATACCCGTgtgttttaaataaatatttttgacctcacataaaaaaaaaaaaaacaacatttcaCTGTTTAAATGTATGGCACGTATAAAATCGTCTGATGAGTGTGTAGTGTGGAATACAATATACGTCTATAAAAAGCACCTGCTCACGTGACGACAGAGCGAGGTTGAATACCAAACGTTAACTAACAAACGAGCTTGTTGTGACGAATTGATTCCTTATTCACGTGTGGTGCTGAAAATTTGTCTGTTAATTCCTGCAATGCCCCAAGTATATTTGACCACGTATATTTACCTTGAAAATGATTATCTTaccgaacaaaaaatattttccacccGACTGATTATTATACCCCCAATCAGCATTCAATTTTAATCGTGCTACAGTAATTCTGTTATTCCTCCTGTGTGATAATTAAAAAGTTGTGCTATGGCGCGGAATCAAAGATAATATTTACTTATCAGCCGATTTTCGATTAGAGAAGATTTTTCATCGGAATTTGTTggaaatattgttattaaagataattattatcaacaatggttttttgaataaaatgaacctaaagagggtaaaaattttgaagaacaTCACCACAACACTGAATCACTGTGATTTCGCCATTATAATTCAGTTTGGATTTTTAACTGTTCGAATTCAATTGACGATGGTTTAAATTATTGAAGATAtacacataattttattttagatgaaaaaaaaacaaaagaaaacgatTCGTTTCTTTTCAGTGAAGCAAGAAAAGAAACTCGGGgcttgaaaaaagaaagttttgtgtgtgtgtgatgCGAAAGGCAAAAACTTGTACCTACATGTACgtacggggcattccatgtTAACTCGACCAATGATTTTTCCTCGtcatttttgatttctttcaggattttttttacgattctcTGATCTCAAGAAAGTACTCTTGAATTTTTAGATTGTTTCTAACAACCGTAAATTTATTGTGATTATTCAAACCTATCTAAAAATtggtatttttgaaaaatctcataaaattttcaaactcttaATTTCCACTCCGATCACTCTAACTCCGGCCCATGATGGGGAGATGTTTTTTAACACTTAAAACATCGTGAACAAAGAAAACACCATGTTTGAATGTTCTGAAAATTCACCAAATATTACCTAAATTCTGTGTTTTTGTGCAAAAAGATTCAGAACCAAACACAGAATTTACGGtcattttttgagaattttcggAACCTTGAAATATggtgttttgtttgtttaagATTATTAAGGTGcttaaaaaaatctataaaaatcGCCTTATCATGGGCCGATTTCAGAATGattgcaatgaaaaataagatttttgAGATTTTAAGACAATGCCAATTTTAGATGGGTTTCAATAATCATAGCAAATTAACGGttgtaggaaaaaaatgttaaaaaattcagaagtGCTATTTTGAGATCAtagaatcgtataaaaattctgaaagaaatcaaaaatgaCGAGAAAAAATCATTGGTTGAGTCGACATGGAATGTCCCATATAGCCTTGAATTTCTTGACGCCTCCTCTGGTTTTGATCAGGGGTTCTAGCGATATCACGACGAATTTAGATAAAGCACCAGTTTGAAggcaatttattattatatatatatatacatatatagatgtGTCAGTATAACTGCAATGTTGCGTAATATCGTATCATATACTTGATTTCGTATACGTAATAATAACTTGTAAGATACGCTatatctgaaaattatttttttttcctttcaattaAATTACGTAAAGATAATCAGCtggacataaaaaaaaatgaaactacctgacatgtataaaaaataaaactctttTTTGGACACTCTTTCACTAgatcgaaatttcttttttgatttaattaaagaaatacgtgaaatttatcaaaaaaaaaaaaaatcatatccattataatgtttttgattaGTTAGATTCTCAAAGTTCTATAAGCTTGgaattaattataatcaaacATTATATCACGCAGTCGGTGAACGAACGTTTCTGACGCAACTATCGGTGTGCACTGCCTGAGACTGTAGTTTAAAGAtgcaagaaaaattattcagcacaaaatattattacttACCGCTAGCCTATGCAGAgggaaaatttaataatataccACTCGTAACGTGTAAATTTAAAAGAGAAATTACAACTTGGGTAAATATTTCGGAACGAGCATGAAAATTACAACATACTTTTACAAACAGGCATACGATGTCTATTCCTAATTGTAGTGTTATGGCTAATTTAATGGTTTCGACCAttatggatgaaaaatttgttttcattgctATTTTGTTCTCCTTGATGAAGTGGATTGGCCAAAAATCGGTACCTTCTATTCATTTTCGCACCTCGATTGTTTgctaaattattatattccaaAGCGACGAAGTACTATTTAGAAATACAAAATCCAAAAATACTATTGATATAAACAAAAGCTTAGATTTCGGTGCTTTATTTCAAATCAGTTGGGGATTGTTGAAGAACTGGTTGATTCATTTGATTTCACTCTACGATGGCTCCGACCAACCAATCTTAATGCCAAAATCATATGGCTTGTCCAATTTTTTCGCATAATGGTATAATTTCGTTTTGTGATGAATGCTCTAAAGTTCAAATCGTTTTAAATGGATGTTCCATAATGTCGATATCTTTTTCAATGATCCTTGCTATCGCCTTTTCAGGATAGTAGTCGAAGGCAGAAGCATAGTGCAAGAAGCCGACGTTAACTTCCTTCCCCCAGTTACCCGGATGGACAAACTAGCCTGCGTTGGCTTAAACTACAGTGGACACTGCAAGGAACAAGGGCTGGAACCCCCAAAAAGTCCTGTCATGTTCAGCAAATTTCCCAGCAATATCGTAGGACCGAATGATGACGTCGTTTTACCCAGCATATCCGATGTAAGTGATCACAGCGATGTGTGTTGTGACATTTATTATACCGATTGGTAACATATTCTGTAATTGTTGGTCATATACTATTAACGATTTAAGGCTTTGAACCTTTGAAGAAGTCGATTTGTCTCTGAatcttttcaatcaaattacaaatttctGAAACTATAAGAAACCTTGTTTAAAAGTTTAGAGAGACTGAAACGTTTGAGATATTTCAAGTAagtttttcaagaaattctaTATTGCTTTGAGGATGAACGGTTTCAACATCGGAATCAAAAGTTTcaggaaaacagaaaaaatcgtttaaaaactGTCCAGCGATGTTATTAGAGTAATTGTTAGAAAACACGAATGAAAGAACATCCCTTTCGTGTAATAGAAATGGATATACACAAATTCTAATAAGACAAGCTAAGACATCAatcaacaatttgaaaagAGATTTTATAGTTGAAACGTTTGAAATGATTGAACTCTGCGTTTTGTGACTCGATTATGATGTTTTTGTATGCATTTTGTTCATGAAGATCTACACATACAGTCTAAAAAAGTTCTACGAATACTTATTTCCAAGTgtataaaaatagatttatGAAAATACAGTACAACATATTTGCGCCTTACAACTATACAATACTGTAAGATTTCTTGAacgttttttcaaacaatttgcCAAGATCTGGTCAATGATTAAAACGAGACCAAATCATTAGATTCCCGCCAAAACAACCAAAATTCAGTAATTTTGTAACGTTCTAAGTATGAAACCTTTTATCAAATCAtcaatatttcattgaaagcttgtgttattcgaaattgcttagattcatttttattacacagtacaaattttgttttattcgttaCTGCTCCCTATCATTAATGCGAAAATAACATTGCTTGAGCATAATTCAAACGATTTCTTCCCCTTTTTTCTAAACTTTAATTCAGAGGGTGGTCGGATTAAAGGTCCACTCGGTCATCCTTAACACTCATGTTAACGTCTCGTAGAAAGTTGATTGGGAAGTGGAACTGGCGATAGTGATTGGAAAGAAGGGTAAGGCGCTGAACAACCATGAAGCTGAGGACTACATATTCGGCTACACGATCGCCCAGGACTTATCCGCCCGTGACTGGCAAAAAGGAAGTCGAAATGGGGGCCAATTTCTCCTCGGCAAGGCCATGGACAATTTCTGTCCTCTGGGGCCTGCCGTCGTTACGAAAGAGGCGATATGTGACATAAACAATCTGTCTGTAAAAACGTGggtcaacggtcagctcaagCAGGATGGAAATACCAGCGAGCTCATTTTCAAGCCCCATGATATCGTTGCCTACCTTTCTCAGTGAGTTTCCTTAAACGttctttggaaaaataaaatgaaacccACATGTCAGGATCATTTCGATCGACTGATTTAATCAGAATATCGCCAAGTCTAGGCAGTTTTCGATTTACCtgataaaaaagaatagaGAAACTCGGAAGTCaagagaatttaaaaataagcTCTCAACATTGcattcgtatttttattttctcacagTAAACTTGTATCTTTTTCAAGCAATAggttattcgttttttttttttcagatttgttACTCTGCTACCCGGTGATGTAATTTTAACCGGAACCCCTGGTGGTGTTGGATTTGCACGCAATCCTCCGGAGTATCTGAAGGTTGGTACCACCGTTATTtacatgtaataaaaaaaatctagaacGTGTTACATAAGCtctactctttttttttataattcccGATCAAGTAAAAgatattgttttttcattacagAAAGGAGACATCCTAGAATCGGAAATAGAAAGTCTCGGTCGTATGCGTAACACGATGGTTTGATCGTCGCCAGCAGTTTTAATGAACTGACACCGTTTTAGCGTATATTCGTTAAAATTATACGTTAATCGCACTTTAaacgaatattttcatcgatgaaatttatcaaaaaatgcCCTGAACACGGAATTAACATCTATCACCAACGGATCGCTCGAGAAGCTTTGACTCGAATCAGGTGTGTGCACTTTTTATGTCCAGAAGCAACTGTATTTTCAGCAATATGACGAATATTGGATTCGAGGTGTAATTGTAATATAGACGTGTTGCCAGGTCGATGAAAAGAGCAATGAcggaaaagattttttatattaaaaggAAGACGGAACCAAACGGTTGAGAAGTCGTAAATCTATACCGAATTCAGTGTACTTAGTTGCGTAATTTGTAtgagaaataacaaaaaaaattccaaggtTCTGAATCGTAAAGTCTTCACTTTATTAGATTTGAACCTATTCCTTAATTCGATTTTTGTGAATTGGTGATTTTTCTTAACTTGCGTAGTACGATCTGAGTACTATCCTATATattgtaaagaatttttttgtataattgtaattaattttcacttataTATTACACTATATATACTTGAATGAATCATATGTTAAATACACTATAAAgacattatacataatatttctataaatgaTAGAAGTTCGCCTTTGTTTCTTACCTGGGGGTCATTCAACGATAAACTTAAAGATAACATGGCCGGGTAAACAATTAAGGCCAAATGATAGGAGACCGTGCAAACggattgtaaaaattatctttGAAAGCTCTGAAGATAACTGATTTGCGATGAAAacatttcattttaatttaatattcacCAACTTTTGAGGAGAAATAATGCAACCTCCGAAAATTTCTAGGATACTCCGTGTAAAACGGCGTTAAAATTTCACTGAATATCAACCCTTTTCGCTCTGCAACATTGAAAACGATTGGAGAATACTTGACGAAAATTCAGAGTTGGCGAGATAACAAGCGAGACTGGTTTAAATTAATCAAGAGATTAAACGGCCTGTAGATTGCCGGATCATCAGTCCGAGGACAACGATTTATTCACACAGATTATCTTTGTCTCGCTCTCTTACCAGTTTTGCCAACTGTTAATGTGATACCGAATTCATTGCCCTCATAATCAATTGATGTTCCTTGAAGCGAGCAGAGATCGTgcgttgtaaaattaaaatgtatCTAGAAAATAGATATCTATTCTCACTTTCTCTCGATCTCATCCCAA
Proteins encoded in this region:
- the LOC107226651 gene encoding fumarylacetoacetate hydrolase domain-containing protein 2A isoform X1, which translates into the protein MPLKGTIRVITRACLSTKRPSGADKTAIKSATTHLMRVASRSFSTTGSLEMRFVQFVNKNGGPQHLGVQLQPGGDITDISAVDSRIPNNLKKFLEGGEDLLKNVKRNESLMETVKRIVVEGRSIVQEADVNFLPPVTRMDKLACVGLNYSGHCKEQGLEPPKSPVMFSKFPSNIVGPNDDVVLPSISDKVDWEVELAIVIGKKGKALNNHEAEDYIFGYTIAQDLSARDWQKGSRNGGQFLLGKAMDNFCPLGPAVVTKEAICDINNLSVKTWVNGQLKQDGNTSELIFKPHDIVAYLSQFVTLLPGDVILTGTPGGVGFARNPPEYLKKGDILESEIESLGRMRNTMV
- the LOC107226651 gene encoding fumarylacetoacetate hydrolase domain-containing protein 2A isoform X2; its protein translation is MPLKGTIRVITRACLSTKRPSGADKTAIKSATTHLMRVASRSFSTTGSLEMRFVQFVNKNGGPQHLGVQLQPGGDITDISAVDSRIPNNLKKFLEGGEDLLKNVKRIVVEGRSIVQEADVNFLPPVTRMDKLACVGLNYSGHCKEQGLEPPKSPVMFSKFPSNIVGPNDDVVLPSISDKVDWEVELAIVIGKKGKALNNHEAEDYIFGYTIAQDLSARDWQKGSRNGGQFLLGKAMDNFCPLGPAVVTKEAICDINNLSVKTWVNGQLKQDGNTSELIFKPHDIVAYLSQFVTLLPGDVILTGTPGGVGFARNPPEYLKKGDILESEIESLGRMRNTMV